One Kaistella polysaccharea DNA segment encodes these proteins:
- a CDS encoding MATE family efflux transporter, producing the protein MQILNPVLSKRLFTLALPVMITQVGQVSVQLFDNIMVGKLLGADALASVSLANGVFFSIFVLALGFSLAIPPLVSEAHSQNDHTTINRVFRHGFVVNMLIGVALVILMLLAMPLLYHLNQPEKILPDTESYLRITIISIIPFMAFQTMREVSEGLSFTIGVTKATIIANVINIVLNYIFIKGVGMDSLGVDGSAYASFIARIFMVVFLFVVMKKHPTTKRYMDNFSLKAKLFQKKMFRKLITLGLPTALQMFFEVTAFAGAAFICGLISANDIASHQIALSMASFTFNLSIGFSVASTVMIGRKAGERDFVGLQQVGINNLKIVFIFMVFCGLFFIFGRNVLPTFFTKAEDVEVILLASKLLIIAALFQLSDGVQVVALGILRGIQDVKIPSLITFVAYWIITIPLGYFLCVTLEMGAWGMWIALGLGLTISAVFLVIRFFKLSQRKIDANLKVS; encoded by the coding sequence ATGCAAATTCTAAATCCCGTACTTTCCAAAAGATTATTTACGCTTGCCCTTCCCGTAATGATCACTCAGGTTGGTCAAGTTTCTGTTCAGCTTTTTGACAATATTATGGTTGGAAAACTTTTGGGTGCAGATGCTTTGGCCTCGGTGTCACTTGCAAATGGGGTTTTTTTTTCTATTTTCGTTTTGGCCTTAGGTTTTTCTCTCGCCATACCTCCCTTAGTTTCAGAAGCACATTCTCAAAATGATCACACCACCATTAATCGGGTTTTTCGCCACGGCTTTGTGGTCAATATGCTTATTGGTGTTGCGTTAGTTATTTTGATGCTTTTAGCAATGCCTTTATTGTATCATCTCAACCAGCCTGAAAAAATTCTTCCGGATACAGAAAGCTATCTTAGAATTACCATTATCAGTATTATTCCCTTCATGGCGTTTCAAACCATGCGCGAAGTTTCGGAAGGTTTAAGTTTTACCATAGGAGTTACGAAAGCGACTATTATTGCGAATGTGATCAATATTGTGCTGAATTACATTTTTATTAAAGGAGTTGGTATGGATTCGCTGGGAGTTGATGGTTCGGCCTACGCCTCTTTTATTGCCAGAATTTTTATGGTTGTTTTTCTGTTTGTCGTGATGAAAAAGCATCCTACGACGAAAAGGTATATGGATAATTTCAGTTTGAAAGCTAAATTATTTCAAAAGAAAATGTTCCGAAAATTAATTACTTTAGGATTGCCGACCGCTTTACAAATGTTTTTTGAAGTAACTGCCTTTGCGGGAGCAGCATTTATTTGCGGATTGATTTCTGCCAATGATATTGCTTCGCATCAAATTGCATTGTCGATGGCGTCGTTTACGTTTAATCTCAGTATCGGTTTCAGTGTTGCATCAACCGTGATGATTGGGCGTAAAGCCGGCGAACGTGATTTCGTAGGTTTGCAGCAAGTAGGAATTAACAATCTGAAAATCGTCTTTATATTTATGGTTTTTTGTGGATTGTTCTTTATTTTCGGACGTAATGTTTTACCCACTTTCTTTACAAAAGCAGAAGATGTGGAAGTTATTTTATTGGCGTCCAAACTATTAATTATAGCAGCTTTATTCCAGTTATCAGATGGTGTTCAAGTTGTTGCTTTGGGAATTTTAAGAGGGATTCAGGATGTTAAAATCCCGTCCCTGATTACTTTTGTAGCATATTGGATTATTACAATTCCTTTAGGATATTTTCTTTGTGTTACCTTAGAAATGGGCGCCTGGGGAATGTGGATCGCACTTGGATTAGGACTAACTATTTCCGCCGTTTTCCTAGTTATCAGGTTCTTTAAACTTTCACAAAGAAAAATAGATGCTAATTTAAAGGTTAGTTAA
- a CDS encoding DUF72 domain-containing protein yields MKTNKLYIGCSSFSVGYWKGIFYPENLPSKDYLSYYAAHLKAIEINSTFYRKPTAKTLEKWKESTPDDFKFFIKIPKTITHISRLEDTFEMTANFCKHIADGLQDKLAGFLFQLSPSFKNTPENLEKVVKTVDHRFLNVVEFRHESWWNSEIQNTLKENNIIFCGVSIPKNIPDDFISNNECFAYYRLHGVPEMFKSSYSEEQLQKLANDLENFKGTLFIFFNNTYGTAGIKNALHLQHISSDG; encoded by the coding sequence ATGAAGACAAATAAATTATATATCGGTTGTTCTTCTTTCTCTGTCGGATATTGGAAAGGAATATTTTATCCGGAAAATTTGCCTTCCAAAGACTATTTAAGTTACTACGCTGCTCATTTAAAAGCAATAGAAATTAATTCGACATTTTATAGAAAACCGACGGCAAAAACTTTGGAAAAGTGGAAAGAAAGTACGCCAGACGATTTTAAGTTTTTTATCAAAATTCCAAAAACCATAACTCATATTAGTCGCTTGGAAGATACTTTTGAAATGACTGCAAATTTTTGCAAACATATTGCAGATGGACTTCAGGATAAACTGGCTGGTTTTCTCTTTCAATTGTCGCCGTCTTTTAAAAATACACCTGAAAATTTAGAAAAAGTTGTAAAGACTGTCGATCACCGGTTTTTAAATGTGGTAGAATTCCGACATGAATCTTGGTGGAATTCCGAAATTCAAAATACTTTAAAGGAAAATAATATCATATTTTGTGGAGTTTCTATCCCGAAAAATATTCCCGATGACTTTATAAGTAATAATGAATGTTTCGCTTATTACCGACTTCATGGTGTGCCTGAAATGTTTAAATCGTCTTACTCTGAGGAGCAACTGCAAAAATTAGCAAACGATCTTGAAAATTTTAAAGGCACTTTATTTATCTTTTTTAATAATACCTACGGAACTGCGGGAATTAAAAATGCACTTCATTTGCAACACATTTCAAGTGATGGGTAG
- a CDS encoding type 1 glutamine amidotransferase domain-containing protein codes for MSNLSNIKIAVLAADGYEQSELDSPVKALKDAGATIEIISLKSGEIKSMKDHQWSDSVSVDKTVKEAKADSYDALLLPGGVINPDAVRANKDAVQFVKDFFNAEKPVAAICHGPQTLINAEVLKGKKMTSYESISEDLKNAGANWVDEEVVTDGNLTTSRSPEDLPAFNARIIEEFGK; via the coding sequence ATGTCAAATTTATCCAATATAAAAATAGCAGTTCTAGCCGCAGATGGTTACGAACAATCTGAACTCGACAGCCCCGTTAAAGCTTTGAAAGATGCGGGAGCAACCATTGAAATTATTTCCTTAAAGTCTGGGGAGATTAAATCAATGAAAGATCACCAATGGAGTGATTCAGTTTCTGTCGATAAAACCGTAAAAGAAGCAAAAGCGGATTCTTACGATGCTTTGCTTTTACCAGGAGGCGTTATTAATCCTGATGCTGTTCGTGCAAACAAAGACGCGGTACAATTTGTAAAGGATTTCTTCAATGCTGAAAAACCTGTAGCTGCAATTTGTCATGGACCGCAGACATTGATCAATGCTGAAGTTCTAAAAGGCAAAAAAATGACTTCTTATGAATCAATTTCTGAAGATTTAAAAAATGCAGGTGCAAACTGGGTAGACGAAGAAGTTGTTACCGATGGAAATTTAACGACGAGCCGTTCACCTGAAGATTTGCCAGCTTTTAATGCTAGAATTATTGAAGAATTCGGAAAGTAA
- a CDS encoding ferritin-like domain-containing protein, whose translation MAKKTTTPKGKIAPKADAADKLRDFMVDGLKDLYWAEKALVKNLPKMAKNATSQHLKTAIQGHLKETEGQVKRLESAFKALKLKPQAVKCDAMDGLVKEAKGIMEETEPGAVRDAAIIAAAQKVEHYEIASYGTLATYAKLLGEKDVLKLLLETLKEEKTCDKDLTKLAKTEINIKAK comes from the coding sequence ATGGCAAAGAAAACAACAACACCAAAAGGAAAAATTGCTCCCAAAGCTGACGCAGCCGACAAGCTTAGAGATTTTATGGTTGACGGTTTAAAAGATTTATACTGGGCAGAAAAAGCTCTTGTGAAAAATTTACCAAAAATGGCCAAGAATGCTACTTCTCAACATCTGAAAACAGCAATTCAAGGACATTTAAAAGAAACTGAAGGTCAGGTAAAACGTTTGGAGAGTGCATTTAAAGCTTTAAAATTAAAACCACAAGCTGTAAAATGCGATGCAATGGATGGTTTAGTTAAAGAAGCAAAAGGCATAATGGAAGAAACTGAGCCAGGTGCAGTACGTGATGCGGCAATTATTGCAGCAGCACAGAAAGTTGAACATTATGAAATTGCATCTTACGGTACACTAGCAACTTACGCGAAACTTCTTGGGGAGAAAGATGTTTTGAAACTTTTATTAGAGACATTGAAAGAAGAAAAAACATGCGACAAAGATTTGACGAAGTTGGCAAAAACTGAAATCAACATCAAAGCAAAATAA
- a CDS encoding sigma-54-dependent transcriptional regulator encodes MQKILIVEDEKAISGVLQSILSEELPEYEFVIADDGLEGFKQIEKEDFALVVSDIKMPKISGTELLKQSLQVKPDTTFVMISGHADIDTAVDCLKDGAYDFISKPIDINRLITSVRNALDKRNLQKTNQHLKTENSTLKKKVNKKYQMIGESPALKKIQDMIEKVAASDARVLITGPNGAGKELVAHAIHAQSDRSKGPMIEVNCAAIPSELIESELFGHVKGSFTGAIKDKQGKFELANNGTIFLDEIGDMSLIAQAKVLRALQESKVSPVGSDKEIKVDVRVLAATNKNMQKEIAEGKFREDLYHRLSVIEIYVPSLDERKDDIQLLVKHFAKVISDEHGTALKTFDDKAITALKNFTWTGNIRELRNVVERLIILGSNPVSAEDVESFVRK; translated from the coding sequence ATGCAGAAAATCTTAATTGTTGAAGATGAAAAGGCTATTTCAGGAGTGTTGCAAAGCATTCTTTCGGAGGAACTCCCTGAATATGAATTCGTGATTGCAGACGACGGTTTAGAAGGCTTCAAACAAATTGAAAAAGAGGATTTCGCCCTGGTGGTTTCCGATATTAAAATGCCAAAGATTTCAGGTACGGAATTGTTGAAACAATCTTTACAGGTGAAACCAGACACCACTTTTGTAATGATTTCTGGCCACGCTGATATTGATACTGCTGTAGATTGTCTGAAGGACGGAGCCTACGACTTTATTTCCAAACCAATTGACATTAACCGTTTGATCACAAGTGTGCGAAATGCGTTAGATAAAAGAAATTTGCAGAAAACCAATCAGCACCTAAAAACCGAAAATTCGACGCTGAAAAAAAAGGTTAACAAAAAATATCAGATGATCGGTGAATCTCCAGCTTTAAAGAAGATTCAGGACATGATTGAAAAAGTAGCAGCTTCAGACGCCCGCGTTTTAATTACCGGTCCAAATGGCGCAGGAAAAGAACTCGTGGCTCACGCGATTCATGCTCAGAGTGACCGAAGCAAAGGACCCATGATTGAAGTAAATTGTGCGGCAATTCCGTCGGAACTTATTGAATCAGAATTATTTGGCCATGTTAAAGGAAGCTTTACTGGAGCTATAAAAGATAAACAGGGGAAATTTGAGCTTGCTAATAATGGAACAATTTTCCTGGATGAAATTGGCGATATGTCCTTGATTGCGCAGGCGAAAGTTTTGCGAGCGCTACAAGAAAGTAAAGTTTCACCTGTCGGAAGTGACAAGGAAATAAAAGTAGATGTACGTGTTTTAGCGGCTACCAATAAAAATATGCAGAAAGAGATTGCTGAAGGTAAATTTCGGGAAGATCTCTACCACCGTCTATCGGTAATCGAAATTTATGTACCCTCTCTGGATGAAAGAAAAGATGATATTCAGTTATTGGTTAAGCATTTCGCAAAGGTTATTTCAGATGAACATGGTACAGCGCTCAAAACATTTGATGATAAAGCGATCACCGCTTTGAAAAATTTCACTTGGACTGGAAACATTCGCGAGTTGCGAAATGTTGTTGAACGTTTAATTATTTTAGGGTCTAATCCTGTAAGCGCTGAGGATGTAGAAAGTTTTGTTCGTAAATAA
- a CDS encoding YggS family pyridoxal phosphate-dependent enzyme, which translates to MQEITGLQGRYNDVIKTLPENVQLVAVSKTHESNTIKQVYDLGQRVFGENKVQELVEKYDVLPKDIQWHLIGHLQTNKVKYIAEFINTIQSVDSRKILQEINKQAEKYNRTINILLQVKIAEEETKYGLEIHEVKELFQEYVAGNFKNVKVLGLMGMATFTDDHRQVEKEFTMLNNLFEQLSRQQPLSILSMGMSNDYEVAIGCGANSVRIGSAIFGQR; encoded by the coding sequence ATGCAGGAAATTACAGGTCTTCAAGGGAGATATAATGATGTTATTAAAACTTTACCAGAAAATGTCCAGTTAGTTGCAGTTTCGAAAACACACGAATCAAATACTATAAAACAAGTTTACGATTTAGGTCAGCGTGTGTTCGGCGAAAATAAGGTTCAAGAATTGGTTGAAAAATACGACGTTTTGCCAAAAGATATTCAGTGGCATTTGATCGGTCACCTTCAAACCAATAAAGTGAAATATATCGCTGAATTTATAAACACTATTCAAAGTGTAGATTCTAGAAAGATTTTACAAGAAATTAACAAACAGGCCGAAAAATATAACCGTACAATTAACATTTTACTTCAGGTGAAAATTGCGGAAGAAGAAACTAAATATGGCCTTGAAATTCATGAGGTTAAAGAACTTTTCCAGGAATATGTAGCTGGAAATTTTAAAAATGTCAAAGTTCTTGGTTTGATGGGAATGGCAACTTTCACAGATGATCATCGGCAAGTTGAAAAGGAATTTACCATGTTGAATAATTTATTCGAACAACTATCTCGACAGCAACCATTATCAATACTTTCTATGGGCATGAGCAATGACTATGAGGTTGCAATTGGGTGTGGCGCAAATTCAGTTCGTATTGGTTCGGCAATTTTCGGGCAACGGTAG
- a CDS encoding sensor histidine kinase — translation MNLSEIDFLLVITTFIVLLVIVMMIMVYGIFIKKKSQLILSQQRKDAHFEQELAISQVEIKEQTLNYIGQELHDDLGQKLSVARLMTNKIILAGDREKDQIAKEVNLLIGECIQDIRNLSKVFISTQVKHFGFVESLEREIFRIERLELLKVKYDINNHGLEISPDHALILFRIIQECINNVIKHAKSNNLVIKVKDELNFIEIFINDYGIGFNPENKADGSGLKNIKNRAKIINANFRIRSTAARGTEITITYQKPSPWKG, via the coding sequence GTGAACCTTTCCGAAATTGATTTTTTATTGGTAATCACCACATTCATTGTACTACTCGTTATCGTAATGATGATAATGGTGTATGGTATTTTTATTAAAAAAAAGTCACAGCTTATATTATCACAGCAACGAAAAGACGCACATTTCGAACAGGAACTGGCCATATCGCAGGTAGAAATTAAAGAACAAACGCTCAATTATATCGGTCAGGAACTTCATGATGATTTGGGTCAGAAATTATCGGTAGCAAGATTAATGACTAATAAAATAATTTTGGCAGGCGACCGCGAAAAAGATCAAATTGCGAAAGAAGTAAATCTTCTAATTGGCGAGTGCATACAGGACATTAGAAATTTATCGAAAGTTTTTATCAGTACGCAGGTTAAACATTTTGGATTTGTTGAATCTCTGGAAAGGGAAATTTTTCGAATTGAACGTCTGGAATTGTTAAAGGTAAAATACGATATCAATAATCATGGATTGGAAATTAGTCCTGATCATGCTTTAATATTATTCAGAATTATACAAGAATGCATCAATAATGTCATAAAACATGCAAAATCCAATAATTTGGTCATCAAGGTTAAAGATGAATTAAATTTCATAGAAATTTTTATTAATGATTATGGAATAGGCTTTAATCCAGAAAACAAAGCGGACGGCAGCGGACTGAAAAACATTAAAAACAGAGCAAAAATTATCAATGCTAATTTCAGAATTAGATCTACTGCCGCACGCGGAACTGAAATTACAATCACCTATCAAAAACCCTCACCATGGAAAGGATAA
- a CDS encoding response regulator transcription factor, producing the protein MERIKVAIVDDHKLVSKALENMISFNPSFKVVMNCFNGEDFLEKLAVQTIMPEVVLMDINMPKKNGIETTAEITANYPEIKVIALTMEDNETTIINMLKAGAKGYLLKDMSPDILFSAINIVHEKGIFYTDIVTQSLLKIKTEEKATQEITNTLKDRELEFIRHSCSELTYKEIAEQMFVSPRTVDGYRDSVFAKLNVKTRVGIVLFAIKHELD; encoded by the coding sequence ATGGAAAGGATAAAAGTAGCAATAGTCGACGATCACAAGTTAGTCTCAAAGGCATTGGAAAACATGATCTCTTTCAATCCGAGTTTTAAAGTGGTGATGAATTGTTTTAATGGCGAGGATTTTTTGGAGAAACTGGCGGTACAAACGATAATGCCCGAGGTTGTGCTGATGGACATTAATATGCCCAAAAAAAACGGTATTGAAACCACCGCAGAAATTACCGCGAATTATCCTGAAATTAAGGTTATTGCTTTGACGATGGAAGATAATGAGACCACTATTATTAATATGTTGAAAGCTGGTGCAAAAGGGTATTTATTAAAAGATATGTCACCCGATATTCTTTTTAGTGCCATTAATATTGTTCATGAAAAAGGGATTTTTTACACGGACATTGTTACCCAAAGTCTTCTTAAAATAAAAACAGAAGAAAAAGCAACGCAAGAAATCACTAATACACTGAAAGATAGAGAATTGGAATTTATTCGGCACTCATGCTCAGAACTTACTTATAAAGAAATTGCGGAGCAAATGTTTGTGAGCCCCAGAACTGTAGATGGATACAGAGATTCTGTATTTGCAAAACTCAATGTAAAAACGCGTGTCGGTATTGTTTTGTTTGCTATAAAACACGAATTAGACTGA
- a CDS encoding SIR2 family NAD-dependent protein deacylase, with amino-acid sequence MKEKLVVLSGAGISAESGVKTFRDSDGLWEDHRVEDVASPEGFERNPQLVLNFYNQRRKQLLEVKPNRAHEILAELENDFDVTIITQNVDDLHERAGSTKVLHLHGELKKARPVDDDSEIISWEIDLNLGDCTDNGIQLRPHIVWFGEMVTEMENAVKIVEEADLLLIIGTSMNVYPAAGLIHNVSSNCEIFVIDPKLPAQFKANSNCFQTTATEGMELLKKQLLARRI; translated from the coding sequence ATGAAAGAAAAATTAGTTGTTCTATCAGGTGCGGGAATATCTGCCGAAAGTGGCGTGAAGACTTTTCGGGATTCAGATGGACTTTGGGAGGATCACCGTGTGGAAGATGTTGCAAGTCCGGAAGGTTTTGAGAGAAATCCCCAACTTGTTTTAAACTTTTACAATCAGCGGAGAAAACAATTGTTAGAAGTAAAACCCAACAGAGCACACGAAATATTAGCCGAGCTGGAAAATGATTTTGATGTTACGATTATAACACAAAATGTAGATGATCTACACGAACGCGCCGGCTCAACTAAAGTATTGCATCTTCACGGAGAGCTTAAAAAAGCACGCCCGGTTGATGACGACTCGGAAATTATCTCGTGGGAGATTGATTTGAATTTGGGAGATTGTACTGATAATGGTATCCAATTGCGACCACATATTGTTTGGTTTGGGGAAATGGTGACCGAAATGGAAAACGCAGTTAAGATTGTAGAAGAAGCAGATCTATTATTAATTATCGGAACATCTATGAATGTTTATCCCGCCGCTGGCCTCATTCATAACGTATCATCGAATTGTGAAATTTTTGTAATCGATCCGAAGCTTCCCGCACAATTTAAGGCCAATTCCAATTGCTTTCAGACTACGGCCACAGAAGGAATGGAACTTCTTAAAAAGCAATTACTAGCGCGACGTATTTAA
- a CDS encoding GNAT family N-acetyltransferase, whose protein sequence is MVPENTKIQIHKAETADAPEIWKILQHAITRRKIDGSTQWQDGYPNPDTIHNDIAKGYGFTFSAQGKIAGYAAVILDLEPEYEELNTWECKPPYAVIHRVAVGSDFLNKGVATEIFRSVEKLVLDKKIGSIRVDTISDNEGMLRIFEKLNYIYRGEVFVRGAARRAFEKKLS, encoded by the coding sequence ATGGTACCAGAAAATACTAAAATTCAAATACACAAAGCTGAAACTGCTGATGCACCGGAGATCTGGAAGATACTGCAGCATGCAATCACACGGAGAAAAATTGATGGAAGCACGCAGTGGCAAGATGGTTATCCCAATCCAGACACTATTCATAATGACATCGCAAAAGGATATGGATTCACTTTTTCAGCGCAAGGAAAAATTGCCGGATATGCCGCTGTTATTTTAGATTTAGAACCAGAATACGAGGAGCTCAACACTTGGGAATGTAAACCTCCGTATGCAGTCATTCACCGCGTTGCAGTAGGTTCTGACTTTCTAAATAAGGGAGTAGCAACCGAAATTTTTCGATCTGTAGAAAAATTAGTTCTAGACAAGAAAATCGGAAGTATAAGAGTAGATACCATTTCTGACAACGAAGGTATGTTACGAATTTTTGAAAAATTAAATTACATCTACCGTGGTGAGGTTTTTGTCCGAGGCGCTGCCAGAAGAGCTTTTGAAAAAAAACTTTCCTAA